In Mytilus trossulus isolate FHL-02 chromosome 14, PNRI_Mtr1.1.1.hap1, whole genome shotgun sequence, a genomic segment contains:
- the LOC134695973 gene encoding uncharacterized protein LOC134695973 yields MDINKTILDAGHANKINCTYEDIPPVLEKYETACLMLLGFGGISLVLAVSYNYIRRNVYHEEKNVDRTFDAGGKVSTSLTAVTVASQLLWPGDLMQSATVTYKTGIAGPFWYTVGAAMNIAVFPVMSAHLKTKAPGAKTYPQIIQARHGKLAHIIYSIQALLVNMVIIASLVVAGTATIKSVTKDASDEFCTLVIATLFGCYSFIGGLGTTFYVSYFNTVSIYVCLTIIIVNIFYNSENGYSFDSVYNKLTNATLMNKIVDGNLTNTKIVAGIPGNLDNSYFTFVSETGMIYALVGLVLTSSITYCDQASWQSRIAAKPMQGVTGFFLAALMWFAIPSSIAVTTGMTFLSTVDEQGCFPLSEEQVEQGLVTPYIAKKVLGDLGSYLILIMVGMALMSTGAAEVMAVSSIIVYDLYAAHIAPFRRDMMYGLCILCGRIKSDDESHGNSPVNSHGCQCPEALTCEHCKEKETDVKCEDDKYVVHRKYLCPFHGRFRVYQDRLYNYKNWCILWISLAIVPLGLVVIETGIDLNWAMLTGSVFTIPGLPGLVLTIFWAKSTWLSVILGSLTGLVGGFTTLIAMASREEGGLDSFVRNTAMPHPVLAGGCASLFGSLLVNVLVSLCTHNIKNEEDRLLEWKKLRAIDNPLHPWTEFYREDLPEMAADQKPTKKQLSSIFKPAKYVSYIFGGIFLGIFVFIIPAVMTSLKIFSFDDFHVWTMSLHVWCFIMAAIIAVLTPVEEILQIVAALNGVQYGTDV; encoded by the exons ATGGACATCAACAAAACCATTTTGGACGCCGGCCATGCAAACAAAAT AAATTGTACCTACGAAGATATACCACCCGTTCTGGAAAAGTATGAAACCGCGTGTCTTATGCTGCTTGGATTTGGTGGAATCTCGTTGGTTCTCGCGGTATCTTACAACTACATCAGACGTAATGTTTATCATGAAGAAAAGAATGTGGATAGGACTTTTGACGCAGGTGGAAAAGTCAGTACCAGTCTGACGGCTGTAACAGTGGCATCACAGCTACTCTGGCCCGGGGATTTGATGCAGAGTGCAACTGTAACTTATAAG ACTGGTATAGCAGGACCGTTTTGGTATACAGTCGGAGCAGCCATGAACATAGCTGTGTTTCCTGTCATGTCTGCGCATCTAAAGACTAAAGCACCTGGAGCAAAAACCTATCCCCAG atcaTTCAAGCACGGCATGGTAAACTGGCACATATAATATACTCCATACAAGCGCTTCTTGTAAACATGGTCATAATTGCCTCTCTTGTCGTTGCTGGTACTGCTACGATAAAATCAGTGACGAAAGATGCTTCAGATGAATTTTGCACCCTAGTCATCGCCACCCTTTTTGGATGTTATTCTTTCATTGGTGGATTAGGTACGACGTTCTATGTCTCATATTTCAATACGGTTTCTATATATGTTTGCCTCACGATCATCATTGTTAATATCTTCTATAACTCAGAAAATGGCTATTCATTTGACAGCGTCTATAATAAACTCACCAACGCAACACTAATGAACAAAATCGTAGACGGGAATTTAACCAACACGAAAATAGTTGCCGGAATTCCAGGAAATCTCGATAATAGCTATTTCACTTTTGTATCCGAGACTGGTATGATTTATGCACTTGTTGGCTTAGTTTTGACATCATCCATAACCTATTGTGACCAGGCGTCATGGCAGAGTAGAATAGCAGCCAAACCCATGCAAGGAGTGACGGGTTTCTTTCTAGCTGCTTTGATGTGGTTCGCCATTCCATCATCTATTGCGGTAACAACTGGCATGACATTTTTGTCCACTGTAGATGAACAAGGATGTTTTCCGCTAAGTGAGGAACAGGTCGAACAAG GTCTAGTGACACCTTATATTGCTAAGAAGGTCCTCGGTGATTTGGGGAGTTATCTGATCCTTATAATGGTTGGTATGGCGCTTATGTCAACAGGAGCAGCAGAAGTTATGGCAGTCTCCTCCATCATTGTTTACGATCTATATGCTGCCCATATCGCACCATTTCG GAGGGACATGATGTATGGTCTGTGTATCTTATGTGGTAGAATAAAGAGCGACGACGAATCTCACGGCAATAGTCCTGTCAATTCTCATGGCTGCCAATGCCCGGAAGCTCTGACTTGTGAACACTGCaaggaaaaagaaacagatGTTAAATGCGAGGACGACAAATATGTCGTACACAG GAAATACCTTTGTCCATTTCATGGGAGATTTAGAGTTTATCAAGACAGACTTTACAACTATAAGAACTGGTGCATATTATGGATATCGTTGGCTATTGTCCCATTAGGACTTGTCGTGATAGAGACTGGTATAGATCTGAACTGGGCTATGTTGACTGGCTCAGTTTTTACTATCCCAGGATTACCCGGATTAGTTCTTACGATATTCTGGGCCAAATCGACATGGTTGTCTGTAATTCTAG GAAGTTTGACAGGACTAGTGGGAGGATTTACAACACTGATAGCTATGGCATCACGAGAAGAAGGAGGGCTGGATAGTTTTGTGAGAAACACCGCAATGCCGCACCCTGTTTTAGCCGGTGGTTGCGCAAGTCTTTTTGGAAGTCTTTTAGTTAACGTACTTGTGTCCCTTTGTACACATAACATAAAAAACGAAGAAGATCGCCTACTTGAATGGAAAAAACTACGGGCAATTGACAATCCGCTTCATCCATGGACGGAGTTCTATAGAGAAGATTTGCCTGAGATGGCTGCCGATCAAAAACCCACGAAGAAACAACTGTCTTCGATTTTTAAACCTGCTAAGTACGTTTCCTATATCTTTGGTGGAATCTTTTTgggcatttttgtttttattataccaGCTGTAATGAccagtttaaaaatattttctttcgaTGACTTTCATGTTTGGACCATGAGCCTACATGTATGGTGTTTTATAATGGCTGCCATCATTGCTGTACTAACTCCAGTAGAAGAAATCCTTCAGATTGTAGCCGCTTTAAATGGTGTTCAATATGGTACAGATGTGTAA